AGGCGGGGTCTTCTTGAGCACATAACCGGTAGCCCCGGCCACCAGCGACTTGAAAATCAGCTCATCATCCTCGTACATGGTCAGCATCATGATCTGCAGCTCCGGCAGTTGCTCCTTCAAACGGACCACGCATTCAATGCCCGACATCTTGGGCAGGCGAATGTCCATTAACACGACATCCGGAGGATCGTCGGGCAGATGCTCGAGGGCGTTCTCGGCATCTCCGTAGGTCGCTGTACAAACATAACCCGTTGAGCTGCCGATAAAAATAGCCAGCCCTTCGCGAATCTCACGATTGTCTTCGACGATGGCGACTTTGATCGCTGTTTGTTCGTTTTCATTCATGCCGTGCAAGAATACAAAAGCCCTGGGGGAATGTCAATACTTCAAATGCGGTATACTGACCGGCAGCACGACGCAAATTTGAGTACCTCCCGGAGACTGAGATTGAATACGAAACGTTCCTTGCAGGTCTGTGATGCGTTTCTTCATGCTTTCCAAGCCGTTGCCAAAAAATTGAGGCTGATCCACTGCAAAACCCCGGCCGTTGTCACAAATGACCAGCTCCAGTTCCAGCGGCGTGCCGGTAAGGCGCAGTACCACTTCCGTGGCAGCAGCATGTTTGACGATATTGTGCAAGGCCTCTTTGAAGACCAGAAACAGACTGCGACGGGCCTCCGCGGTCAGATGGAAACTGGGAAGCTTCTCGGGAAAGTCACAACGGTAGCTGAGGCCGGCCATGCTCAGGTAACGTCCGGCATAATGCCGCAGATAGGCAGCCAGGTCGTCGAGCAGATCATACTTGGGGTTGAGCGCCCAAATGATTTCACCAATGTTGTCAATCACCTCCCGCGCGCGCTCGGAAATCTTGTTCAGGTGATTTTCTGCCGGATGCGGCTTCGCCAGACCCCGCTGCGCCAACTCTGTGAGAATGGCGATTTCCGAGAGACTGGCGCCGACCTCGTCGTGCATATCCTGCGAAATGCGCAGCCGTTCCCGCTCCAGCGCCTGCACTCGTTCCAAGGCTCTTATTCTCTCACGCAGTTTTCTGACTTTGGTGTACCACACGCTACCGCCCGCCAGCAATACGATGCTCCCCCAGAGCAGGACGGTAAACCACCAGGTTTTCCAAAACGGCGGCGTGATGATGATGCGAAGAGCAACGCCCTCTTCGTTCCAGATCTCGTCATGGTTCGCCGCTTTGACGCGAAAGATATATTCTCCGGGATCGACGTTCGTGTAACTGGCGTAGCGTCTGTCACCCGCCTGCACCCACTTGGGATCGAACCCTTCCAGCTTATAGGCGTATTTGTTGCGCGCCGGCGCAGCAAAGTCCAGGGCCGCGAATTCGAAGGAGAAGAAACTCTGCCGATAGGAAAGCCGGATTCTATCAAGGGAGACGAGGGCTTTGGGCAACGGCATTGTGCGCTCGAACACTTTGAAACGGGTGATGACGACCGGTGGAGGTTGCAGATTGTCTTGGATGCTGTCAGGATGAAATGAAATGCACCCCTTTTCACCTCCGATGAACAGCCGGCCATCTGGGCTGCGAAAGGCGGCGCCCGCAAGAAAGACGTTGCTGAGCAGTCCATCATCGACTGTATAGTTCGTGAACCTCCCCTTCTGCGGGTTGAAACGTGACAGGCCCCGGTCTGTACTCAGCCAGAGATTGCCGGCCGCATCGGGCAGAATGGCCTTCACGTAGTTGTTCGCCAGACCATCGCGCTCGGTGTAGTAGTTGAAATGCCCGGTGCGGCGATCGTAGCAGTTCAGTCCGGCGCCGAACGTGCCGGCCCAAACAAATCCGCTGGCATCGGCATGGACGCTGTAAATAGCGTTCATGCGGCCCGCATAGGGAGCCTCGTCGTTATGTTGATAGCGGACGAATGTGTTCGATGTCTTGTCAAAGCGATGGAGGCCGGCGCCAAACGTCCCGACCCAGAGATCATTCTTACCGCCTGAGATGATGCTTCTGACCTCATAATGCTCACCCGTTTGTTCATTCAAGGGATAATAAGTAAATCTCCCTTTCTCGCGATCCAGTCGACTCAAGCCGCGCTCCAGCGTGCCAACCCACAATGTCCCCTCCTGGTCTTCATAGATGACTTTGTTGGTGACAAATTGATCGTTGCGCAACTCGTGATAGTATCGAATGAAGTCATCTGCGCCAGAATACCGATTCAATCCCTCCGCTGTGCCAATCCAAATGTGACCTTGCCGATCTTCACAAATCACCCTGACTTGATCGTTACTGAGACTCTGGGAATCTGCCGGATCATGCCCATAGCGAACCCAGCGGCCACGCTGGCGATCCGCTCGACTTTGCCGGAATAGACCAGCATATTCCGTCCCCAACCAGAGATCACTTTTTCGGTCTTCAAGGATGGCGGAGACATCGTAGTCGAGCTTGTAGTGGCGAAATTCCGCGTGCCGGCGCTCAAAGCGATTCAACCCGCCGCGATAGACGCCGATCCACAGCAGGCCGGAGCGATCTTCGAAGATTGCAGTGACGCGGTCCTGACTCAGCGAACGGGGCTTCTGCACGTCATGCTGAAAGCGGGAAAAGCCACCGGTCGCCGCATCGTAGCGCCACAGTCCGTGATGAAAGGTCCCAATCCAGAGCTGTCCCCGGCTGTCGTCATAGATGTCAAAAACGAGGTCGCGTGAGGCATGCTGAGGATCAGGGTGATAGGGCACGATGGCGTTGGCGCGGCGATCAAATCGATGCAGCCCGGACGCCATCCCGAACCACACCGTCCCGTGACGGTCTTCGGCGATACAAAGAGTCTTGTGGTCGCTCAAATGACTGAGATGAGGGCCATCACAGCGCAATTGCGTGAAGCTGTTGCTCCGGCGATCGTAGCGATCAACTCCCACGGCTGTCCCAATCCACAGACCCCCTGCGCGGTCTTCAAAGACGGAGTACACGCCGTCACTGGCAATTGAGATTGAGTCACGGGGATCATGCCGGAAATGGACAAGCGCACGCTTCTCTTGATCGTACTGATAAAGGCCCTCTCCGGTCGCATTCCACAGCGTGCCGAGGTGATCTTCGACGATCGCCGTGACGTATTTGTCGGAGAGGTTGGTCGTGCTGTCGCCTGCGACTGTGGGAAGAACGAAACCATCAGTATCTGGATCGTAGCGTCGCACACCGTCTTCCATTCCGATCCAGAGGTTGCCATGGCGATCAACGCAGAGACTCGTGACAAATGAATTGGGCAGCGACTGCTCGTTACCTGGTTCCGGTTTGTAGACCGTGAATTCGTAGCCGTCGTATCTGTTCAGCCCGTCTTCCGTGCCTATCCACAGAAAGCCGTGGTGATCTTGCGCGATCGCAGTGATGGAGAAATTGGAAAGCCCCTGCTCAACCGAGAGGTGATCAAAACGCAGATCGTCTGTCTGGGCGCGAAGAATCGCGGGAGTCTGCCAGAGGAAGTTCAAGAACAGACTGACGCCGAGCTTGGAAATGAGGCCTCTTCGCGCGTGCATTGTGTCCTCACCAACTCCAATACTGGAGAGCCGTGTGATTCACCTCTCAGAG
The window above is part of the bacterium genome. Proteins encoded here:
- a CDS encoding response regulator transcription factor, whose protein sequence is MNENEQTAIKVAIVEDNREIREGLAIFIGSSTGYVCTATYGDAENALEHLPDDPPDVVLMDIRLPKMSGIECVVRLKEQLPELQIMMLTMYEDDELIFKSLVAGATGYVLKKTPPAELLDAIRNLHNGGSPISSQIARKVVQAFQQSGRPLREAEALTPRESEILSYLAKGYHDKDIANTLFVSLETVRTHVRNIYKKLHVRSRTEAVLKYLGR
- a CDS encoding histidine kinase, translated to MHARRGLISKLGVSLFLNFLWQTPAILRAQTDDLRFDHLSVEQGLSNFSITAIAQDHHGFLWIGTEDGLNRYDGYEFTVYKPEPGNEQSLPNSFVTSLCVDRHGNLWIGMEDGVRRYDPDTDGFVLPTVAGDSTTNLSDKYVTAIVEDHLGTLWNATGEGLYQYDQEKRALVHFRHDPRDSISIASDGVYSVFEDRAGGLWIGTAVGVDRYDRRSNSFTQLRCDGPHLSHLSDHKTLCIAEDRHGTVWFGMASGLHRFDRRANAIVPYHPDPQHASRDLVFDIYDDSRGQLWIGTFHHGLWRYDAATGGFSRFQHDVQKPRSLSQDRVTAIFEDRSGLLWIGVYRGGLNRFERRHAEFRHYKLDYDVSAILEDRKSDLWLGTEYAGLFRQSRADRQRGRWVRYGHDPADSQSLSNDQVRVICEDRQGHIWIGTAEGLNRYSGADDFIRYYHELRNDQFVTNKVIYEDQEGTLWVGTLERGLSRLDREKGRFTYYPLNEQTGEHYEVRSIISGGKNDLWVGTFGAGLHRFDKTSNTFVRYQHNDEAPYAGRMNAIYSVHADASGFVWAGTFGAGLNCYDRRTGHFNYYTERDGLANNYVKAILPDAAGNLWLSTDRGLSRFNPQKGRFTNYTVDDGLLSNVFLAGAAFRSPDGRLFIGGEKGCISFHPDSIQDNLQPPPVVITRFKVFERTMPLPKALVSLDRIRLSYRQSFFSFEFAALDFAAPARNKYAYKLEGFDPKWVQAGDRRYASYTNVDPGEYIFRVKAANHDEIWNEEGVALRIIITPPFWKTWWFTVLLWGSIVLLAGGSVWYTKVRKLRERIRALERVQALERERLRISQDMHDEVGASLSEIAILTELAQRGLAKPHPAENHLNKISERAREVIDNIGEIIWALNPKYDLLDDLAAYLRHYAGRYLSMAGLSYRCDFPEKLPSFHLTAEARRSLFLVFKEALHNIVKHAAATEVVLRLTGTPLELELVICDNGRGFAVDQPQFFGNGLESMKKRITDLQGTFRIQSQSPGGTQICVVLPVSIPHLKY